From Pseudomonadota bacterium:
AGGGCAGCCTGCTGATTTTTCGCGCGGCGAGCGAAGCTGAGGCGGTGGCGCTTTTTCAGGCTGACCCCTACTTCGCTGCGGGCGTTTGGGATACCTGGGAAGTGCTGCCGTTCAAAGGCGTCGCCGGCGAACTGCTCGGTGGCAAGACATGGTAGCGGGGTACCCCCACCGACGGCGCAGCTTGACGATTGCACGCCCGCTC
This genomic window contains:
- a CDS encoding YciI family protein, which encodes MDYVFYCRDAKGAQALRDEHLAAHLKHIESVLEHLVLAGPCPGAEPGDPTQGSLLIFRAASEAEAVALFQADPYFAAGVWDTWEVLPFKGVAGELLGGKTW